The following are encoded together in the Candidatus Hinthialibacter antarcticus genome:
- a CDS encoding glycoside hydrolase family 43 protein, whose product MKIHFYLSLLLFSLFVLYPTFNAVCEDETSGNPIFEGWYADPEGVVFGDSYWIFPTYSAKYDEQVFLNAYSSPDLVNWTKHERVLNTSIIKWARRAIWAPSAIEKDGKYYLFFSANDIQRPGGPLWDENDPKNHQGGIGVAVADSPAGPYKDLLGKPLVPDFHNDAQPIDQFVFQDADGTYYMIYGGWRHCNMAKLNDDFTGFLPWDDGSLFREITPEGYVEGPVMFNRKGKYYFMWSEGGWGNSSYKVAYATADSALGPFERIGNILQSDENVATGAGHNSVIQVPGKDQWFIVYHRRPIPNKGRDHRVTCIDKLEFNDDGTIKPVKMTFEGVTKHPIQR is encoded by the coding sequence ATGAAAATACATTTTTATCTTTCTCTACTTCTTTTCTCGTTGTTCGTGTTGTATCCAACATTCAACGCTGTTTGCGAAGACGAAACCTCTGGCAATCCAATATTTGAAGGCTGGTACGCCGACCCCGAAGGCGTTGTATTCGGCGACTCGTATTGGATTTTTCCGACCTATTCAGCCAAATATGATGAGCAGGTTTTTCTCAATGCGTATTCTTCGCCTGATTTGGTAAATTGGACCAAGCACGAGCGCGTACTCAATACATCCATCATCAAATGGGCGCGGCGCGCAATATGGGCGCCGTCTGCGATTGAAAAAGACGGTAAATATTATTTGTTCTTTTCCGCCAATGACATCCAGCGTCCCGGCGGCCCTTTGTGGGACGAAAACGACCCCAAAAATCATCAGGGCGGCATCGGCGTTGCGGTCGCCGACTCGCCCGCCGGGCCTTATAAAGACCTGTTGGGCAAACCGCTGGTTCCCGATTTTCATAACGACGCCCAGCCCATCGACCAGTTCGTCTTTCAAGATGCGGATGGAACCTACTACATGATCTACGGCGGCTGGCGGCATTGCAACATGGCGAAGTTGAACGATGACTTCACGGGCTTTTTGCCTTGGGACGACGGCTCGCTGTTTCGTGAAATTACGCCGGAAGGCTATGTCGAAGGCCCGGTGATGTTCAATCGCAAGGGCAAGTATTATTTCATGTGGTCAGAGGGCGGCTGGGGCAACTCATCCTACAAAGTGGCGTATGCAACAGCAGACAGTGCGCTTGGGCCGTTCGAGCGCATCGGCAACATCCTACAATCCGACGAAAATGTTGCGACTGGCGCGGGCCATAACTCGGTGATTCAGGTTCCAGGAAAAGACCAATGGTTCATCGTCTATCATCGCCGCCCGATCCCCAATAAAGGACGCGATCATCGGGTGACCTGCATCGACAAACTCGAATTTAACGATGACGGAACCATAAAGCCTGTGAAGATGACATTTGAAGGCGTCACAAAACATCCGATTCAGCGATAA